DNA from Candidatus Woesearchaeota archaeon:
ATGAAGGCCTCTTGCATCATTTTGATGAGGTTATCGGCGTTGACAAAATGTCGGCGATGAAGCCCGACCCTGCGGCAATTATCATGTGCCTCAAACTGCTGGGCGTCAAGCCAAAAGATGCATTTTATATCGGTGACATGGATGGCGACATCATTGCGGGAAAGAGTGCCGGCGTGAAAACAATTGCGGTGACGTATGGCTACCATCCGCGGGAACGGCTGGAAAAAACAAAGCCACAATATATGGTTGACTCGCCAGAAAAACTCCTTGAAGCGATTCATCAGCTGCATTAGGTGAACCATGGCAAAAGATTACTACAAAATCCTTGGTGTTGGCAAAAACGCAACCAAAGAGGAAATTAAAAAGGCCTACAAGCAGCTCGCCAAGAAATACCATCCTGATATGAATAAGGCGGCTGATGCAGAATCAAAGTTCAAGGAAATCAACGAGGCAGCTGCAGCGCTTGGTGACGATGAAAAACGCCAGCAGTATGACCAGTACGGCACTGCAGACTTTTCTGGGATGGGTGCTGGGCCTGATGTGTCTGATTTCATGCGCGGCGCGGATTTTTCATTTGATTTCGGCGATATTTTTGAACGGTTCTTTGGTGGAGGAGGGGGTGGAAGTAGGCAGCGGCGAAGCAAAGGCTCTGATTTGTTATATCAAATGGAAATCACGCTTGAAGAGGTTGTGTTTGGCGTTGAAAAAGAAATTCTCGTGCCCCGCAAGGAACTCTGCGACAGCTGCAAGGGTTCAGGCGCACGATCTGCACGTGACATCGAAACGTGTACCGTCTGCCATGGAAGGGGTGTTGCAACGCAGATGCGGCGCACGCCCATCGGAATTTTCCAGACGTCAGGGCCGTGCCGCGAATGTGGAGGTGATGGAAAGATAATCAAGGCATCCTGCGAAGCGTGCGACGGCGAAGGGCTGGTGAAAAAAACACGAAAAATAAAAGTTGCTATTCCAAAAGGAATTGCTGAAGGCATGCGCCTGCGTGTTTCCGGCGAAGGTGAATCCGGCCCAACCGGGCAGCATGGTGACTTGTATGTGGGCATCCGTGTGGCGGCGCATGAGTTCTTCGAGCGCCAAGAAGATGATGTCTATGTCGAAATTCCCATTGGCTTTGTGCAGGCGGTATTCGGCGGCGAGGCAGAAGTGCCTACATTGTATGGCAGAGTAAATATGAAAATTCCTGCGGGGACGCAGACGCACACGCTGTTTAACCTGAAAGGCAAAGGCATGCCGATACTGCGCACCGACGATACTGGTGACCAGAAAGTGAGGGTGATTGTGCAGACACCCCAGAAGCTGACAAAAAAACAAAAAGATTTGCTACAGAAATTTGCTGCTGATGGCGGCGACGCGGTTGAAGAAAAAAGTTTCTTTTCACGACTAAAAGAAAAGTTCTAATCAATAATTAACCGACCAATAACACACAGACGCTATCCGGCTGTTTTGCTGCAACGCATTTGCAAAAAGGAATGTTAACACTGTCATCAGTCGGATTCCCTGCAACACACATGGATTTAAGGTCCGTCATTTTATCTCGGTACTGCTGTGTTTGGTGGAGTGTTTTGTTGAACTCAAACGCCATGACTAGCCCAATAACAGAAAAGGCTACGACCAGTATCAGCAAAATGCGCATGAAGGTTTCGGTTTTCATAGTTCCTCTTTTTTAAAGTACAGAGACGTGTTTGTTTTTAAAGTTTTGCTTACAACAATCTTTTTAAACCTGCGGCGCGCAGCGATGCTATGGTTGAAAAGGTTTTCCTTACGGGCCATCAGGAGTTTGATCTTTCTCGAAGACTGGTACGGACGATTTATGACGACGGCTTCTTTCCGAATGTGGTTATCGGCATTTGGAAAGGTGGAACCCCCGCAGGAATCACGTTGCATGATAGTTTTAAGGCGCTTGCACACATTCACGGATTTGATGCGCCGCGGTATCATGGCGCAGTAAAGGCAGAAGCAGATGGCACGGTTCAAATCAAAAATATGCGGTCAGTGCTTGAAGAAATTCATGATAATGACCGCGTACTTATCGTTGGTAATGTCTCAAAAGGAGGCAGCACTATTGATGCGATTGTGAATGGCTTACGCAGTGATGGAAGAACCGGCCTGCACATCCAAAGCGCAGTGCAGGTTTTTCGCCGTGACCATCAGGGAAAACAGCCGGATTATGTTGCTATGGAAACTGATGTGCCAGTCGTATTTCCATACCAGATGGAGCACCTCACTGACGACGAAATCGAACAGCACCGGCCTGAAGTTGCCGGCTTCCTCTTACGCGATAGCGGTATGCTGGTGCCGTCGGCACCGCCCGGCCTTGTTGAAGGGAACATGTTGTTTGTCCTTGACGACCATATTTATCCGATGGCACGGGAACTTGCGCTGAAAGCGTATCTTGATGGAGTACGGCCATCATACCTCGTGGGAGTATGGCGAGGCGGAACACCTGTGGGCATTGCAATGTATGATGTCTTTTGTGCGCTGGCACAGCGAAAAGGTTTTGCCATGCCAAACTACCATAATGTGGTTAAAACTGAATCGTATGAAGGGGTGGGTAGGGCAGGCAGCGTAAGCGTCGCGAACATGGGAGCAATACTTGAGGATCTCACGGTGCATGATCAGGTGTTGATTTGTGAAGATGTGTTTGAGCGCGGCTTAACCAGTGTTGCGCTGACAACTCCCTTCCACGAGGCAGGAATTGGCCATTCTTTTTATGTTCTCTTTGATAAGCCAAAAAATAGAGCGGCAAAAACAAAGCCTGATGGCGCGCTCTACACGACTGATTTGTGGGTGGTTATGCCGCATGAGACTGAAGAATGGCTGCCGAAAACACCGGAGCGCTTGCAGAATAGTCCAGAACATCAACGCAACCTGATAAGATATCGTGGCGAACTTGCCCCCCTATTTATTCCGCAAGTAATTTCCTCACCCGTTCCTGCCCACCGATCTTCTTGAGATAGTTCGCAACTGCAGGTGGCACAAGATGTTCCCATGGCTCTTTTTTTGCCATGCGATTTCGGATTTCCGTACCCATGATGCTGTCAATCCGATGATGCGTTTTGATTTTGCAGCCGGCTGCACTGAAAAGTTCTTCGAGATGCTTGTTTTCAGCAACATAAACAATATCAAAATGCGGAACAAAAGTTTTGATGTGCTCAACATATTTACTGTGCCATATGATATCCGGCACGGGAGTGATATCGACATTTTTAATGCCGGCTTCCGTGAGTGCAGCGCGAATCATTTCTCGGCGCTCGTCAGCAGAAAACGGATTCTCTTTGGTGCCGATGTGCTGGGCGCTGCCGACGACAATATGGAGTGTTTTCACTTCTTTGAGCATTTCCTTGATGAGTGCAAGGTGTCCGTTGTGGAACGGCTGGAACCGTCCGATGTAGAGTCCTTCCATGGTGGCATCGTAGATAATCTGGCACTGGCTGCAGAGGAACACAGTATGGCTGTACTGCGGAAATGGCCCGCCGGCTAATTCTCTGGTACACAGCACACAAGCAATAGGAGTGATAATATCACCTTTGGAGTGAAGCGTCGTGAAGAACTATTTATGCGTTTCTATTTATGTGCCGGTATACGGCCTCTACGCCTAATTCCCCTTCGGATTCTGCTTGTCGTCTTGGTATTGTGCAGTAACGCTGCACCATTTTTTGGTATTGACCCAGAAGCCGTCAACACAGTCCCATTTCGTGCCAGCAACGCATTGAGCTGTATCAACTTTCTTGTCGC
Protein-coding regions in this window:
- a CDS encoding nicotinamide-nucleotide adenylyltransferase; its protein translation is MLCTRELAGGPFPQYSHTVFLCSQCQIIYDATMEGLYIGRFQPFHNGHLALIKEMLKEVKTLHIVVGSAQHIGTKENPFSADERREMIRAALTEAGIKNVDITPVPDIIWHSKYVEHIKTFVPHFDIVYVAENKHLEELFSAAGCKIKTHHRIDSIMGTEIRNRMAKKEPWEHLVPPAVANYLKKIGGQERVRKLLAE
- the dnaJ gene encoding molecular chaperone DnaJ; protein product: MAKDYYKILGVGKNATKEEIKKAYKQLAKKYHPDMNKAADAESKFKEINEAAAALGDDEKRQQYDQYGTADFSGMGAGPDVSDFMRGADFSFDFGDIFERFFGGGGGGSRQRRSKGSDLLYQMEITLEEVVFGVEKEILVPRKELCDSCKGSGARSARDIETCTVCHGRGVATQMRRTPIGIFQTSGPCRECGGDGKIIKASCEACDGEGLVKKTRKIKVAIPKGIAEGMRLRVSGEGESGPTGQHGDLYVGIRVAAHEFFERQEDDVYVEIPIGFVQAVFGGEAEVPTLYGRVNMKIPAGTQTHTLFNLKGKGMPILRTDDTGDQKVRVIVQTPQKLTKKQKDLLQKFAADGGDAVEEKSFFSRLKEKF